The following are encoded in a window of Fuerstiella sp. genomic DNA:
- a CDS encoding ABC transporter ATP-binding protein → MSDVLVHCDDVGKKFCRDLRTSLWYGLRDSAADLLRISREQNTLRSGEFWANKHISFELKRGECLGLIGHNGAGKTTLLKLLNGLIKPDTGSITIRGRVGALIALGAGFNPVLTGRENVYINSAVLGRTRRETAAVFDDIVEFADIKDSIDAPVRTYSSGMQVRLGFAIASQLQPDVLLVDEVLAVGDNAFQKKCYDRVYEMKARGTSFIVVSHNPYQLERLCDRVAAMSDGRVLKLAAPKEAIHLYHTELQKQQLTKSVTTSPQQESTGDVRIHEVWLETAGGTRTKVVSTGSTFSICMECEYSRQVSDLRFRLMVYSMSNVLIATIASGSHFETRQFVSGRAVVGFELETCGLLAGEYSIEAVVTSVGSGQHARMSDALNFSVESNDRRVIEQTGATGIIFVNGRWF, encoded by the coding sequence ATGTCTGACGTTCTTGTTCACTGTGATGATGTGGGCAAAAAATTCTGCCGTGATCTGAGGACCAGCCTGTGGTACGGACTTCGGGACTCCGCCGCGGATCTGCTGCGAATTAGTCGCGAGCAAAACACACTGCGGTCCGGTGAATTTTGGGCAAACAAACACATTTCGTTTGAACTCAAACGCGGCGAATGCCTGGGACTGATTGGTCACAACGGGGCTGGCAAGACAACACTCCTGAAACTGCTCAACGGCCTCATCAAGCCGGATACAGGATCGATAACGATTCGTGGTCGGGTGGGGGCTTTGATTGCCCTGGGGGCCGGGTTCAATCCTGTGCTGACCGGACGAGAAAACGTCTACATCAACAGTGCCGTTCTCGGACGTACTCGCCGGGAAACAGCAGCCGTGTTTGATGACATCGTCGAATTTGCAGACATCAAAGATTCGATTGACGCACCGGTCCGAACCTACAGTTCAGGAATGCAGGTTCGGCTGGGTTTTGCAATTGCATCACAACTCCAGCCGGATGTGTTGCTGGTTGATGAAGTACTGGCAGTTGGTGACAACGCATTCCAGAAAAAATGTTACGATCGCGTCTACGAGATGAAAGCACGGGGAACGAGTTTCATCGTCGTGTCACATAATCCCTATCAGCTGGAACGGCTCTGTGATCGCGTTGCCGCCATGTCCGACGGCAGAGTCCTGAAACTGGCAGCTCCCAAAGAAGCCATCCACCTGTATCATACGGAACTGCAAAAACAACAACTGACGAAATCAGTAACAACCTCACCTCAGCAGGAATCCACGGGAGATGTTCGGATTCACGAAGTCTGGCTGGAAACGGCCGGAGGGACGAGGACCAAAGTCGTATCCACAGGCAGTACCTTCTCAATCTGCATGGAGTGCGAGTACTCCCGACAGGTCTCGGATCTGCGGTTTCGGCTGATGGTGTATTCCATGTCCAACGTACTGATCGCCACCATCGCGTCCGGCAGTCACTTTGAAACAAGGCAATTCGTATCTGGAAGAGCCGTTGTGGGATTTGAACTGGAGACATGTGGCTTGCTCGCCGGCGAATATTCGATCGAGGCGGTCGTGACCTCCGTGGGCAGCGGGCAGCACGCCCGAATGAGTGACGCGCTTAATTTTTCCGTCGAATCCAACGACAGGAGAGTGATCGAACAGACGGGTGCAACGGGTATCATTTT
- a CDS encoding ABC transporter permease: MNDSTFVADSEDLPTVCYSCESELRRPDKLLAVIFHDLWKFRELSWVLFTRDLKAQYRQSYLSYFWLFAPVVATTIIWFFLNSSQVVDITETSIPYPAYVLVGSLIWTVFSASVHQPLLSFTAAQSVLSKLRVPPETFILSGVGKILFEVLIRSLILIPVFLLLKIPLAPTAPLFFVGLACTILTGLSIGLLLVPVGALYTDVSRIIEVGLGFGMYLAPVIYPPPVSGFASRLVSLNPATPFVVVTRDWLTQGHSPYALQMMMISIAGSLVLVFGLIVFRIALPRLIERQGM, translated from the coding sequence TTGAATGATTCCACTTTCGTTGCTGACTCTGAAGATTTGCCGACGGTCTGCTATTCGTGCGAGTCCGAACTCCGAAGACCAGACAAATTACTGGCCGTGATTTTTCATGATCTCTGGAAATTCCGGGAATTGTCCTGGGTTTTGTTCACGCGTGACCTGAAGGCTCAATACCGACAAAGCTACCTGAGTTACTTCTGGCTGTTCGCGCCAGTGGTCGCGACAACCATTATTTGGTTTTTCCTGAACTCCTCACAGGTCGTTGACATCACGGAGACCTCGATTCCATATCCCGCCTATGTTTTGGTGGGATCACTCATCTGGACTGTCTTTTCCGCATCCGTTCATCAACCCCTGTTGTCATTTACTGCGGCACAAAGTGTGCTGTCTAAATTACGCGTACCACCGGAGACATTTATTTTAAGCGGGGTTGGAAAAATTTTGTTCGAAGTGCTCATTCGATCACTGATATTGATTCCCGTGTTTCTGCTCCTGAAGATTCCCCTGGCACCCACTGCCCCTCTGTTTTTCGTGGGACTGGCCTGTACGATCTTAACCGGTCTGAGTATTGGACTACTGTTGGTTCCGGTGGGTGCACTCTACACCGATGTATCGCGAATCATCGAAGTCGGACTGGGGTTTGGTATGTACCTCGCCCCGGTAATCTATCCGCCTCCGGTGTCCGGCTTCGCCAGTCGCCTTGTGAGTTTGAATCCGGCAACCCCGTTTGTTGTGGTCACGCGCGACTGGCTGACTCAGGGGCACAGCCCCTACGCTTTGCAGATGATGATGATTAGTATTGCAGGCAGCCTGGTGCTTGTGTTTGGTTTAATCGTCTTTCGCATCGCGCTGCCCCGTTTGATTGAACGACAGGGAATGTAG
- a CDS encoding class I SAM-dependent methyltransferase — protein MNVRQRFCPCFGQSKIYLATDSPGFVRQEQWTFLRRYPDAGTRAVCELPTSAPHLSFNDAVISHPAQARIMTNTYCIKPGYEPSQQTESYDPEASRAYWTEERIHNSRIYQYHVYTACRGLIRAHRCKSLLEVGSGPAVKAAELLAPELEHVTLVDQPSVEPLVAQNLPNAVFASINLELSDLDLGQQFDVVLCADVVEHLVDPDPCVRLIKRHLSPDGYAVISTPERDILHGPDCNQSPHHAHIREWNQHEFAAWLNSHGLRIVQHTLLPQTRLGPVEFMWSRILGKFAALPRWFGCQMAVVRNGT, from the coding sequence ATGAACGTCAGACAACGGTTTTGCCCCTGTTTTGGGCAGTCTAAAATTTACCTGGCAACAGATTCTCCGGGATTCGTACGTCAGGAACAATGGACCTTTTTGCGAAGATATCCTGATGCCGGCACACGAGCCGTTTGCGAACTGCCAACATCCGCTCCACACCTTTCCTTTAATGACGCAGTGATTTCCCATCCGGCTCAGGCCCGAATCATGACGAACACATACTGTATTAAACCCGGGTACGAGCCGTCACAACAGACGGAATCGTACGACCCGGAGGCCAGTCGGGCTTACTGGACCGAAGAACGGATTCACAATTCGAGAATTTATCAGTATCACGTGTACACGGCCTGCCGCGGGCTGATTCGTGCACATCGCTGTAAGTCCCTGCTTGAGGTCGGCAGCGGCCCTGCGGTCAAAGCTGCGGAACTGCTGGCGCCCGAGCTTGAGCATGTGACGCTGGTTGATCAGCCGTCTGTGGAGCCGCTGGTGGCACAAAATCTTCCCAACGCTGTATTTGCTTCGATCAATCTGGAGCTGTCTGATTTGGATTTGGGTCAGCAGTTTGATGTGGTGTTGTGCGCGGATGTTGTGGAACATCTCGTAGATCCTGACCCCTGTGTGCGACTGATCAAGCGTCACCTCAGTCCTGACGGGTACGCGGTGATTTCCACGCCCGAACGGGACATCCTGCACGGTCCGGACTGCAATCAGTCACCGCACCATGCTCACATTCGTGAGTGGAATCAGCATGAATTTGCCGCCTGGTTGAATAGTCATGGCTTAAGGATTGTGCAGCACACGCTTCTCCCGCAGACCAGACTGGGACCGGTGGAATTCATGTGGTCTCGGATTCTCGGAAAATTTGCGGCCCTGCCTCGCTGGTTTGGTTGTCAGATGGCAGTCGTCCGGAACGGAACATGA